The following DNA comes from Marichromatium purpuratum 984.
ATCCGCGACTCGGCGCTGGCCTTCATGACCGAGTACCTGAGCCTGCTGATCCGCGCCGGGGTCAACCTCAGCGAGGCGCTGGCGGTGCTCGAGGAGGCGATGCGCAACCCGCACTATCGCGGCCACCTGCAGCGGGTGCGCGAGGGCATCCGCAACGGCAGCCGGCTCAGCGACGAACTCCAGGCCACCGGCGTCTTCCCGCGCCTGATGATCCGTCTGGTGAGCGTCGGCGAGCAGTCGGGCAACCTCGACGAGCAGCTCGACTATCTCGCCGTCGAGTACCGCCGCCGTCTGCACCACACCGTCGACTCCCTGGCCGAGATCCTCAAGCCGCTGATGATCTCGATCGCCGGCGTCTTCTTCATCTTCGTGGTGGCCGTGTTCCTGCTCCCGGTCTACCAGTTGATCTCGCAGACCACCATGTACTGAGTACCGACCCAGGCCGCGCCATGACCCCAGCACACTCGCACTCCAGCCCCCAGCCCCCCCGAGCGCGCGCCCCCGAGCGCGGCTTCGGGCTGATCGAGATGCTGCTGATCCTGACCTTCACCGCCAGCGCCATCTGGGGGGTGATGTATCTCACCCAGCAGACCCGCGACCGCAACGCCGAGGTCAAGGGGCAGACGCTGCTCGAACTCGCCGATCGGCAGTTGCTGCAGTTCATGGTGCGCGAACGCCGCCTGCCCTGTCCCGACGGCGACGGCGACGGCCACGAGGACTGCGCCGTCGACAAGGGCTACCTGCCCTACCGCACCCTGGGGATGGCCGCCGGCACCTACTCCGCCGGCGAGGTGCCGCTGCTCTACGGCGTCTATCGCGACAGCGCCGGCATCGACCTCACCCGCCACGACCACTTCTTCCACCCGCGCAACAGCGACGGCACCGAGTACCCCTTCACCGACGGCGCCGGGCACATCAACCTGCTCGACTACTGCATGGCCCTCGACACCGCCGCCGGCACGGCGCTCGACACCGAGCTGCTGCACACCGAGGCGAGCGACGGGGCGCGACACAACGTCGCCTATGCGCTCGCCGTCCCCGGCCGGCTCAACGCCGACGGCCAGGGCAGCGACACCCTGGGGCTCTACGACGGGCTCAATCAGGACCTCGATCGCCCGGTGTTCCACGCCCCCGGTACCCCGCTCACTCGCAACCGCTACGACGACTCGACCCTGGTACGCGGCTTCGCCGAGGTCGAAGGGGTGCTCACCTGCGACATCGTACGCCGCAGCCTCAACCTGATGGCCGACGCGCTCGCCGTCCAGCAAGAGGTCTGCGACTTCACCAACTCGAACGTCGAGTCGGCCTTCCTCGGCACCGTCCTCGCCGGGGTCGGCACCGCGCGCAGCGCGGTCGACATCTATTCCACCGGGACCGGAATCGGTGCGGCCACCGAACAGGTCACCGAGTCCAGCGTGCAGATCGCCCGCTCGGCGGCGACCTGCATCCCGCCCTTCGTGCTGCCCGGCTGCGTCACCCTGCCGATCCACACCGCCGCCCTGGTGCTCGCCTCGACCGGGACCGGACTGGCCTCGGCCGCACTGGCTCTGTCCTCGGTCACCACGGCCGCAGCAGGCGTCTACACCGTCCAGTACGGGCTCATCTACGACAAGATCAAGGCCGGCTGCGATGCCGAATTCACCCCGCCAGAGGCCCCCGCGCCCGACTTCGGCGACAAGATCGCCGAACTCGGCGACGACCTCGCCCAGGCACGCGCCGACCTCGCCGCGGCGCGCATCCCCCGCGATGCCGCACAGACCGAGATGGAGCAACAACAGAGCGAGTGGGACGCGGCCACCGCCGCGATCCAGCCCAGGCTCGACGCCATGAACGCACGCATCCCCGAACAGCTGGCGCCTTGGCTCGAACGCCTCGGCGACCTCGACCCCGACCTCGGCGCCGACCCCGCCGTCGAGGCCTGCATGCAGCAACAGATCGAGGGCGGCGCCACGCTCGAGGACGCCCGCGCCACCTGCGGCATCACTCAGGAGGAGGATCCCGACGAACCGGGCATGATCATCGCGCTCAACGGCCATGTCACCGCGGTGGAGGCCGAGATCAACGCCCAGCGCATGATCGACATCAGCCAGGAGCCGTGCGAGACCGGCAAGGCCAATGGCGCGACGCTCGACGACGCCGCCCGCGACAGCTTCTGCTCGACGCTCGCCGCCGGACGTGACGCCAGGGCCGACGCCCGCGCCCAGCAGACCGAGACGCTCGCCCAAGCCGATGCCCAGAAGACCTGGCTCGAGCAGGAGGCCGACAAATTCAAGACCTATGACGCCGCGCTGATCGACGAGTACGCCGCGCGCCAGTCCCACCTCACCGCGCGCACCGCACTGGGCAGCGCGATCCAGGCGGTGCTCGCCGACACCGGCATCTGCAGCGGCGCCTCGAGCACCGATTGCGACACCCTGCGCAACCAGATCAACGCCGCGCCCGAGAGCACCGACTACACCGCCATCGGCAGCGCACTCACCAACCTGAAGGGCGCCTGCGGCGACTGTCAGAAGGTCAAGGACGCCGCCGCGCTCCGCCCCGCCGCGGCCACCACCCAGCAGACCTGGGTCAGCGCGCTCAACACACTCAAGGGCGCCGGTCTCGCGCTCGAACCGCCGAAGACCGACGGCTTCGGCGACGGCGGCATGTGCGACGACACCCAGCCCTGTGACCTCGCGCAACACATCCAGACCCTCTACGACCGCTATCTCGCGCTCGGCAATGCCCAGATCGCGCTGAACCAGGCACAGATCGAGGTCGATCGCCTGACCGACGAGGTCACCAACCTGGAGCAGGAGATCGAGGGCTATCGCTGCGCCGAGCAGGGCAAGCAGTACGACCCGGACAGCGGCCAGTGCATCGCCCGGGTCGAGCCGGACCCGGGCGCGATCGGCGCCGACCCCGACCCGGACCTGCCCGACGAGTTCGACGACGTCGAGGCCCCCAGCGCGCTGCCCGATCGCTTCGAGAGCGAGGCCGGACTCGAGATCCTGGGCACCGCCGACGAACTGGGGACGGGACGATGAACACCAAGGACCGCGGCTTCACCCTGGTCGAGATGTCGGTGGCACTGCTGGTTGGCGGGCTGACCTTCATGGCTATGCCGCCACTGCTCGAGGCGCTTGGCGAACTCGATCGCGCCAAGCGTCCGGAGGGCAGTCTCAAGCGGGTGCGCGAGGCGCTGATCGGCCATCTCGTCAGCCACGACCGACTGCCCTGCCCGGCGACGAGCGCGGCCAGCGGCGAGGCCGCAGCCGCCTGTGGCGGCGAGGTGGCGAGCGGCTTCGTGCCCTATCGCACCCTCGGGCTGACCGAGCCGCCGCGTAACCCCCAGGGCTTCGCGTTGCGCTACGCCGTCGCCGGCATGCTCACCGAGCCGACCGAGCGCTTCCACCCACGACTCCCCGCCGCCGCCGGCTGGACCACCCCCGGCCCGTGGAACCCGAGCACCAACGAGAGCGGTATCGGCCAGCCCTCGGGCAGCGCGCCACCGGCCTACAGTCCACCCACCCCGGGGATCAACGGTCTCGATCTCTGCGTGGCACTGGTCGAGGGCGCCCGCGAGACCCCGGCGGGGATGCTCGCGGTGCGCGCCCTCGAGCGGCCCGACACCCAGGTGCGGATGGCGGTGGTGCTGATCGACCCCGGCGCCGACGGGGTCCTCGACAGCGACAACCGGGCCACGCCATTCGCCTCCCCCGGGCGGCGCGAACGCGACGCCCCGCCGGTCTACGACGACCGCGTCGCGGCGCTCGGCTTGACCACGCTGGCCGCGCTGCTCGACTGTCCCCGACTGATCGCACGAGTCAACGCCTCGGCGCGCGACGCCTATGCTGCCGACGACCTCGCCCGCGCCCAGCAATGGTTCGAGCACTTCCGTCGCTTCGGCTACGAGATCCGTCACGACAACCTCGACCACGCCGAGACGGCCCAGGATCATGCCATCGGCAGCGCGGTGTTCGACGTCACCGGCAACCTCATCGGCACCGGTGATGCATTGGCTACGGCCACCGGTGCCGCGGCCAAGGGCGGGGCGATCGCGTTGAGCGCCTATGCGATAGGCATGGCCGCTTACTCGATCACCACCGGGGCGCAGGACATCGCCGAGAAGAAGGAGGAGAAGGCGACTGCGCTGGAGCAGGCGCGTAACGCGCGCGACAACCTGCTGGAGGTGATCGACGATCGCAACACACGGGTCAACAACACCATGACCCTGGAACGACGCGGCTGGTACCAATGAATGCTTATCAACAAAAGGGCCTGAGCCTGATCGAGCTGTCGGTGGCGATGCTCGCGCTCGGCGCGGTGGCGATGCTCGCGGTCAAGCTGCTGCCGGCGACCCGCGAGGCGGTGCGTGAGTCCGAGGTCGCCCCACGCGTCGTCAGCACCCATGCCGCCCTCGAGGGCTTCGCCTTCGTCCATGCCCGTCTGCCCTGGGCGGACGCCGACGGCGACGGTCACGAGGACGAGGACACCACCATCGGCCTGCTGCCCTATGTCGATCTCGGGCTCGGCGCGCCGCTGCGCAATGCCAGCGACTACGACTTCCTCTATGCCGTCTATGTCCGCCCGGACAGCGCCGACCCGCGCCTCGATACCGCGCTGACCGTCCGGCGCGACCGCCTCCACCCCTATCTCGCCGCGGGCCTGCCGCCGACCGGCGCGCCGCGCGCGCTCGGCGTGGCCAACAGCCTCGATCTCTGTCAGGCGCTCGGCACCGCACAGGACCAGACTTTCTCGACCGACCATGTGCACATCGCCTCGAGTACGGCGCAGGAGCACGTCGCCTATCTGCTGGTCGACCCCGGGACCGCCGATCGCGATGCCGACGGCTCGCTATTCGATGGCCGCAACTCGCCGAACGCCGCCACCCGCACCGCCTTCGAGCACCCCACCAGCCCGATTTCGGCGAGCAACGACGACCGGGTACACGTGCGCTATTTCAACGAGCTGCGCGAGCGCATGGGCTGCACCGGAGTGATCGCGGCGAGTGGACACGCCCATCCCAACGTCGAGACCACGCTGGCGATCTTCCGCCAGGCTGCACGCGACTATCGCGAGCAGCTCAAGGTGGTCAAGGAGATGGCCAGCGCCGACGTCCTCGGCGGCGCCTCCGACGTCGCCGCCGCCGCCTCCGGGATTGCCAGCGCCAGCGCCTCGCTGACCGTGGCCATCGCCGCTACCATGAACAGCTACGGCGCCAAGTCGGGTGCCGTCGCAGTGGCCACCGCCGGCGTCGCCGCCGCCGCCGGCGGGGCGGTGTTCGCCGCCATGGCGCTGGCCGAGAAGGTCGAGATCGAGGACGAGGTCGAGGACCGTCTCGACGAACTCGACGACCTCATCGACAACCAGCTCGACCCACTCTACGACTCCGTCAGGAACAATGTCCGCGCCCAGGACGCACTGGGCGTCTTCGATGACCAGCACCCGTGACCCCGCGATGAACCGACCAACCACCCCGCCACGCCGCGCCGCCGGCTTCACCCTGATCGAGCTGTCGATCGCGCTGATCGTGATCGGCATGCTGATCAGCATGGCCAAGGTCGGCGGCGATCTGATGCGCCAGTCGACCTATGTCAAGCTGATCAACGACTTCATCTTCATCGGCGGCTGGCACAACGCCTACGGCAGCTACACCGTCGGCCAGGGCCACGTGCTGCTCGACGACCCGGCCAGCCCCACCGGACTGGTCAACCAGGACGGCGACGCGGTCTGCCGCGAAGACCTGGTCAGCGCCATGCTCGCCGCTGGCGTCAGCCTGCCCTCGGGGCGCGGGGTCGGCTTCGAGACCCACTACGGCTATCAGGACAGCAACGGCAACCCGCAGGACATGGAGGTGTGTTTCCAGGCCCTCGACTGGGCCGTCCCCGACGGCGCGATCGGCAGCTATCGCAAGGACACGCACAACGTGATGATCCTGACACGGGTCACCCCCGACCTGGCGCGGATGATCGACGCCCAGAAGGACGGACTGGTCGATGCCCGCTTCGGCTGCGTACGCGAAGAGCAATACGCCGATCGTGACGACATCACCAGCAGTCGGAGCTGGAGTCTGGACAACAACACGGTCGACGAGGCGCAGATCGCGACCCTCACCGTCCATGTCTCGATGGACTGCAACTGACCGCCACCGAACCGCACGAGAGTCGAGCCCGCATCATGTCCGCCGATATCGCCCCCAGCACTCCGCAAGGCCCCATCCAGCACAAGCGTCCGCTGCTCGGCGAGCAGCTCCTCGCCAGCGGCGCGGTGAACCGCTCGCAGATCATCTACGCGCTGCAGAAGCAGCGCGTCAGCGGCGAGCCGCTCGGCGCCCTGCTAATCCGGCTCGGACTGGTCACCGAGCAGGAGGTAGCGCGCTGTCTGGCGGTGCAGTACGACCTGCCCTACTGCCCCTTCGCGCAGTTGCCGCCACCGCACGAGGAGGTCCGCGAGCTGTTCCGTCGCGAACTCTGCATCAACCACGGCATGTGTCCCATCGACGTGGTCGACGGCGAGCTGCGGGTGGCCATGGGCAACGCCGACCCACAGCGGCTGATGGCGCTGATCGACCGGCGCACCGGGATGCGGGTGCGGCTGATGCAGACCGAGTTCTCCGCCATACCCAAGCTGATCGCACAGCTCGGCGGGGACGAGTCGAGCGCACTCGAGCGCGCCTTCGTGCAGGAGTACGAGAAGCTCCGGCTCGATCAGCAGAACACCCTCTCGACCGACACTCTGCTCGCGCGCATCCTCCACTACGCCGTCGCCGAACGCGCCACCGACATCCATATCCAGCCCGAGTCGCGCTCGATCCACCTCTCCTTCCGCATCGACGGGGTGCTGCTGCCGGTCTACTGCATGGAGCCGGTGCTGGCGCGACTGATCGCCGCGATCAAGGTGCGCGCCGGCATGGACATCGCCGACAGCCTGCTGCCACAGGACGGGCGTTTCACCACCACCGTCAACGACGACACCTACGACGTCCGTGTCTCCACCGCGGTTACCCCGCACGGCGAGAACGTGGTGCTGCGCCTGCTGCCCACCGGGGCCTATATCAGCGGGCTCGACGAACTCGGCTTCCTGCCCGCGCACCTGCCGCTGCTCCAGGACCTCTTCGAGCAGCCCCACGGCATCATCCTGATGACCGGTCCCACCGGCTCGGGCAAGACCACCACCCTCTATGCCGGGCTGCGCGCCCAGGGGCTCACGGGCAAGAACATCATCACCGTCGAGGACCCGATCGAGTACTCCCTGCCCTTCGCCACCCAGACCCAGGTCAACCGCCGCGCCGGCTACGGCTTCGAGCACGCCATCACCCATTTCCTGCGCCACGACCCGGACATCATGCTGGTCGGCGAGATTCGCGACGGCGAGACTGCCGAGGCGGCGATGCGCGCAGCCGAGACCGGCCATCTGGTGCTCTCCACCCTGCACGTCAACGGCGTGTTCGCGGTGGTCAACCGACTGCGCACCCTCGGCATCCCCGCCGCGACCATCGCCGAGGCACTGATCGGCGTGGTCAACCAACGTCTCGCCCGGCGGCTCTGCGGACACTGTCGCCAGCCCGACCTCGGCGACGACCTCGCCCGCGACCTGGCCGAGCGCGGCGAGCCGCTGTATCGCGGCGTCGGCTGTCCACGCTGCCGTCACACCGGCTACCACGGCCGGGTGCTGGTCTATGAACTCTTGCTGATCGACGAGACCCTGGCGCACTGGATCGGCGAGGGCGCACCACGCGGCGGCGCGGAGATGCTGGAGCGCCCCGGACGCTATGTGGCGATGCGCGAGGTCGCGTTGCAGCGACTGCACAGCGGCCAGACCAGCCGCGAGGAGCTGCGCCGACTGTTCGGCCCCCAGTTCATGGAGACACTGCTGCAACCCCAGGGGTGAGACTGGCAACACAATCGTCACGCACGGGTCATCGACAGCGGTCGCGTCGATACGCACGGAGGCGTACCATCGATCGAGTCGCCTTCCCTGACACCATCGTTTCAGGACGCTGCCATGTACGCCACTCCACAGACCAGCGACGGCTGGATCACCAAGGTCGTCGAGCGCACCGACGAGGGCTTCCTGGTCGAGGCTCGCTTCGCACTCGGCCCCGAGTTCCGCTCCCGCGTCGCCGAGCGAGAGTCCGAGCTGCTGTTCGCCGCGCGCAGCCGACTGGCGCGCCTGGGGATCAACATCGTCCCCGCCGCGCCGGCCCCGACCTTCGACCACACCTATTGCGACCTGCGCCTGCAGATCGTCGCCGCCATCGCCTCCTACGGCATCGGCGAGCATCTCGAGCGTATCGTCGTCCCCGGACTGCGCGTCGGGCGGCTGGTGTTCTGTCCCGAGGACACCCGGCTCGACTCGACCGAGATCCACCGCCTGATCCGCGACAACGCCATCCAGGTGCCCTCGGGCTTCTCGATCGACAGCAACGGCTATCTGATCCTGCGCCCGCAGCGCCAGATCTTCCATTTCGCCCAGCCGCTCGGTATCGAACAGGTCACCGCCATCGCCACCCATGCCGACGGCAAGGATCTGCTCAACCGACTGCAGGTCCGCGAGCCGGTCGAGCACATCGAGCTGCCCCCGCGCGACGGGCTGGTCACCGCCTGCTCGATGTTCCTCCACCGTCACTACGTGGTGTTGCGCAACCTCGACGAGGCGCTGGGGCTGCACCTGCAGGCCACGGTGCTCGATCCGGTCTCGACCCGGGGCACCAACATCTATCTCGAGTTCATCAACCGCTCCGACCAGCTCATCATCAACCCCAGCGTCGCCGCCACCGTCCACGAGGCGATCGCGCTCGAACCCCGTCGTCGCTACTGGCACGGCGGCCCCGAGCGCCAGGGCGAACCGGGCAGCCAACCCGACCCGGAGTTCGAGACCCTCAAGGCAGTGTTCGACCGGCTCGAGAGCGGCGCCAACCACGACCACTACTCCCACCGGATGATGGCGATCAGCCACGCCCCCGCACGACTGCGCGCCGGCGACGCGCCCGAGCACATCTGGACCCAGCCGCAGACCCCGCCGGATCCGCGGCGCGGCACCGAGCTGGCCGCCGGGCTGGTGGCCGAGGGGTTGCGGCTCGACACCCGCCCCGAGTGCGGCACCTCGGTGCTCTCCGAACTCCCCGACGGCGCGCGCGCCACCCTGCTGCTCGGCTACTTCCCCAATCTGGTCGAGCACACCGAGATCTGCGCCGCCGCGCTGCAGCAACGCATCGGCCGGATCATCTTCCGCCGCGCCTCGTTCGAGCACGGTCACTTCCTCTCGGCACGCGATCATGGCCGGCTGGCCGACTACGAGGGACTGGGGATCGAGGTGTTCTGGTGCAACGACGCACGGGGGCACGTGGTCAAGCACGTCTTCCGCGGGCTGCGTGGCTACTTCACCGCGCCGGAGAACGTCTCGCGCTTCCACGACACCCTGGTGTTCGCCATCTACGGCTCGACCAGACCGCTCAACGACCACGGCATCGCCCAGGTCGAGCGCCTGCTCACCAACCTGCGCGGACTCTTCGGCAACGACATCAGCATCCTCACCGGCGGCGGCCCCGGGGCCATGCAGCAGGTCACCGACGTGGCCCACGAGATGGGGCTCATGGTCGGCTCGAGCTTCATCGAGACCATCGATCAGAAGCCCAACGACAGCGCCGACTTCTACCAGACCTTCCAGAGCCGCAGCCGACAGTCGCGCCAGCGCTGGTTCGAGATCGCCAGCTTCCACATCTTCCTCACCGGCGGCGTCGGCACCCTCGAGGAGATCGGCCTGACCCTCACCGACATGAAGCTCGGGGTGATCGAGTCCGGCCCTCTGGTGTTCTTCGACGGCAGCGGCAACGGCTTCTACTGGGAGGGCCTGCAGACCCAGCTCGCGCACATGGCCGACCAGGGCCGGATGCCGCACTGGTTGCTCGACGACATCCTCATGACCAGCGACCCCGACGCCGTGCCCAGGTTCTACAAGCAGGCGTTGCGGCTGGGTTGAGAAGAGGGGGATCAGCGATCAGCTTCCAGCGGTCAGCCTCCAGTGGGGAAAGGTCGGCCTTCACTCATCGCTGCGGCTGAATGCACACGCCCGCTGGTGGTTGGTGACTGGCGGCTGGTGACTGGTGGTTGGTGACTGGTGGTTGGTGACTGGTGGCTGGTGACTGGCGGCTGACGGCTGGTGGCTGGCGGCTGGCGGCTGGTAGCTGGTGACTGGCAGCTGGTGACTGGCGGCTGGCGGCTGGCGGCTGGCGGCTGGCGGCTGGCGGCCATAGCCCGATCACCCGTGACTTCTGTGAACAAAAGCCGCACAATCGAGCGAGGGGCCGACGCCCGTCGGGCGTCGGCGGTCAATGTCAGCCGGGGGCCGCGCACCGCGCCCGCCACCGAGAGCCAAGGGTCGAATTGATCCCGAGACAT
Coding sequences within:
- a CDS encoding GspE/PulE family protein, producing the protein MSADIAPSTPQGPIQHKRPLLGEQLLASGAVNRSQIIYALQKQRVSGEPLGALLIRLGLVTEQEVARCLAVQYDLPYCPFAQLPPPHEEVRELFRRELCINHGMCPIDVVDGELRVAMGNADPQRLMALIDRRTGMRVRLMQTEFSAIPKLIAQLGGDESSALERAFVQEYEKLRLDQQNTLSTDTLLARILHYAVAERATDIHIQPESRSIHLSFRIDGVLLPVYCMEPVLARLIAAIKVRAGMDIADSLLPQDGRFTTTVNDDTYDVRVSTAVTPHGENVVLRLLPTGAYISGLDELGFLPAHLPLLQDLFEQPHGIILMTGPTGSGKTTTLYAGLRAQGLTGKNIITVEDPIEYSLPFATQTQVNRRAGYGFEHAITHFLRHDPDIMLVGEIRDGETAEAAMRAAETGHLVLSTLHVNGVFAVVNRLRTLGIPAATIAEALIGVVNQRLARRLCGHCRQPDLGDDLARDLAERGEPLYRGVGCPRCRHTGYHGRVLVYELLLIDETLAHWIGEGAPRGGAEMLERPGRYVAMREVALQRLHSGQTSREELRRLFGPQFMETLLQPQG
- a CDS encoding LOG family protein → MYATPQTSDGWITKVVERTDEGFLVEARFALGPEFRSRVAERESELLFAARSRLARLGINIVPAAPAPTFDHTYCDLRLQIVAAIASYGIGEHLERIVVPGLRVGRLVFCPEDTRLDSTEIHRLIRDNAIQVPSGFSIDSNGYLILRPQRQIFHFAQPLGIEQVTAIATHADGKDLLNRLQVREPVEHIELPPRDGLVTACSMFLHRHYVVLRNLDEALGLHLQATVLDPVSTRGTNIYLEFINRSDQLIINPSVAATVHEAIALEPRRRYWHGGPERQGEPGSQPDPEFETLKAVFDRLESGANHDHYSHRMMAISHAPARLRAGDAPEHIWTQPQTPPDPRRGTELAAGLVAEGLRLDTRPECGTSVLSELPDGARATLLLGYFPNLVEHTEICAAALQQRIGRIIFRRASFEHGHFLSARDHGRLADYEGLGIEVFWCNDARGHVVKHVFRGLRGYFTAPENVSRFHDTLVFAIYGSTRPLNDHGIAQVERLLTNLRGLFGNDISILTGGGPGAMQQVTDVAHEMGLMVGSSFIETIDQKPNDSADFYQTFQSRSRQSRQRWFEIASFHIFLTGGVGTLEEIGLTLTDMKLGVIESGPLVFFDGSGNGFYWEGLQTQLAHMADQGRMPHWLLDDILMTSDPDAVPRFYKQALRLG
- a CDS encoding type II secretion system protein is translated as MNTKDRGFTLVEMSVALLVGGLTFMAMPPLLEALGELDRAKRPEGSLKRVREALIGHLVSHDRLPCPATSAASGEAAAACGGEVASGFVPYRTLGLTEPPRNPQGFALRYAVAGMLTEPTERFHPRLPAAAGWTTPGPWNPSTNESGIGQPSGSAPPAYSPPTPGINGLDLCVALVEGARETPAGMLAVRALERPDTQVRMAVVLIDPGADGVLDSDNRATPFASPGRRERDAPPVYDDRVAALGLTTLAALLDCPRLIARVNASARDAYAADDLARAQQWFEHFRRFGYEIRHDNLDHAETAQDHAIGSAVFDVTGNLIGTGDALATATGAAAKGGAIALSAYAIGMAAYSITTGAQDIAEKKEEKATALEQARNARDNLLEVIDDRNTRVNNTMTLERRGWYQ
- a CDS encoding type II secretion system protein; its protein translation is MNRPTTPPRRAAGFTLIELSIALIVIGMLISMAKVGGDLMRQSTYVKLINDFIFIGGWHNAYGSYTVGQGHVLLDDPASPTGLVNQDGDAVCREDLVSAMLAAGVSLPSGRGVGFETHYGYQDSNGNPQDMEVCFQALDWAVPDGAIGSYRKDTHNVMILTRVTPDLARMIDAQKDGLVDARFGCVREEQYADRDDITSSRSWSLDNNTVDEAQIATLTVHVSMDCN
- a CDS encoding type II secretion system protein — protein: MNAYQQKGLSLIELSVAMLALGAVAMLAVKLLPATREAVRESEVAPRVVSTHAALEGFAFVHARLPWADADGDGHEDEDTTIGLLPYVDLGLGAPLRNASDYDFLYAVYVRPDSADPRLDTALTVRRDRLHPYLAAGLPPTGAPRALGVANSLDLCQALGTAQDQTFSTDHVHIASSTAQEHVAYLLVDPGTADRDADGSLFDGRNSPNAATRTAFEHPTSPISASNDDRVHVRYFNELRERMGCTGVIAASGHAHPNVETTLAIFRQAARDYREQLKVVKEMASADVLGGASDVAAAASGIASASASLTVAIAATMNSYGAKSGAVAVATAGVAAAAGGAVFAAMALAEKVEIEDEVEDRLDELDDLIDNQLDPLYDSVRNNVRAQDALGVFDDQHP
- a CDS encoding PulJ/GspJ family protein gives rise to the protein MTPAHSHSSPQPPRARAPERGFGLIEMLLILTFTASAIWGVMYLTQQTRDRNAEVKGQTLLELADRQLLQFMVRERRLPCPDGDGDGHEDCAVDKGYLPYRTLGMAAGTYSAGEVPLLYGVYRDSAGIDLTRHDHFFHPRNSDGTEYPFTDGAGHINLLDYCMALDTAAGTALDTELLHTEASDGARHNVAYALAVPGRLNADGQGSDTLGLYDGLNQDLDRPVFHAPGTPLTRNRYDDSTLVRGFAEVEGVLTCDIVRRSLNLMADALAVQQEVCDFTNSNVESAFLGTVLAGVGTARSAVDIYSTGTGIGAATEQVTESSVQIARSAATCIPPFVLPGCVTLPIHTAALVLASTGTGLASAALALSSVTTAAAGVYTVQYGLIYDKIKAGCDAEFTPPEAPAPDFGDKIAELGDDLAQARADLAAARIPRDAAQTEMEQQQSEWDAATAAIQPRLDAMNARIPEQLAPWLERLGDLDPDLGADPAVEACMQQQIEGGATLEDARATCGITQEEDPDEPGMIIALNGHVTAVEAEINAQRMIDISQEPCETGKANGATLDDAARDSFCSTLAAGRDARADARAQQTETLAQADAQKTWLEQEADKFKTYDAALIDEYAARQSHLTARTALGSAIQAVLADTGICSGASSTDCDTLRNQINAAPESTDYTAIGSALTNLKGACGDCQKVKDAAALRPAAATTQQTWVSALNTLKGAGLALEPPKTDGFGDGGMCDDTQPCDLAQHIQTLYDRYLALGNAQIALNQAQIEVDRLTDEVTNLEQEIEGYRCAEQGKQYDPDSGQCIARVEPDPGAIGADPDPDLPDEFDDVEAPSALPDRFESEAGLEILGTADELGTGR